A DNA window from Purpureocillium takamizusanense chromosome 9, complete sequence contains the following coding sequences:
- a CDS encoding uncharacterized protein (EggNog:ENOG503NZAT~CAZy:AA7~COG:C): MALLSLQLNTVLDGLSETGYAEAVQPYRLKVAQNAGTLDAIATRGHVHPRDRVASVADAAEALLDGVSRPSQNPAEHRSLVEQNWSTLCWLPAGCIISPRTVPEAALALRLVTYFRASFSVRSNGHLAEPGFSSVGASGVLLDLGHLNQIQLSDRRDTVRVGPGATWDAVYGALETHELTAVGGRIKGVGVAGLILGGGMSHFSNAWGLACDAVRNLEVLVADCTVIQANANTNADLFWALKGGGPNFGIVTRFDLETYPDYKIWVSTRTFAAEQVPRVMQAMTMYQETMEHDENLGFNAVVLPGFVSTAVMHRGHLEEAHAASKIFDGIEAVAAPPPENTTQARLCAKLCEDYKLDGKAKRRLGTLSLEPDAGAYTDFYNLLCEAHEKQDFHLHSVLQPLGKAAVQQGRRRGGNCMNIREVPQTWAVVMAEWTDQPHDEAVQSTVDKLRGQFEDAAKRRGRGLEFLFMNDACAYQDPLRSYGAEAVDGLWAVSRKYDPGGVFQELQNDGFLLSKTATR; this comes from the exons atggcgctcTTGTCGCTTCAACTGAATACTGTGCTTGACGGGCTCTCCGAGACCGGCTACGCGGAGGCTGTCCAGCCCTATCGTCTCAAGGTTGCCCAGAATGCAGGAACCCTCGATGCCATCGCAACGAGGGGCCATGTCCACCCCCGGGATCGAGTCGCATCCGTGGCGGACGCCGCAGAAGCTCTCCTGGACGGCGTGTCCCGCCCCTCGCAGAACCCGGCAGAGCACCGATCCCTCGTGGAACAGAACTGGTCGACGCTGTGCTGGCTCCCCGCGGGATGCATCATCAGCCCTCGCACCGTCCCCGAGGCGGCTCTCGCCTTGCGCCTCGTCACCTACTTCCGGGCCTCCTTTTCCGTCCGCAGCAACGGCCATCTCGCCGAGCCGGGCTtcagcagcgtcggcgcgTCGGGCGTGCTGCTCGATCTGGGGCATCTCAACCAGATCCAGCTGTCGGACCGGCGGGACACGGTGCGCGTCGGCCCCGGGGCGACTTGGGACGCCGTGTACGGGGCGCTCGAGACGCACGAGCtcacggccgtcggcgggcgcatcaagggcgtcggcgtcgcgggcctgATCCTCGGCGGGGGCATGTCGCACTTTTCCAACGCCTGGGGCCTGGCCTGCGACGCTGTCCGCAACCTTGAGGTCCTGGTTGCGGACTGCACCGTTATTCAG GCAAATGCAAACACAAACGCGGATTTGTTCTGGGCTCTCAAAGGCGGCGGACCAAACTTTGGCATCGTCACCAGATTCGATCTGGAGACCTACCCAGACTACAAGATATGGGTGTCCACGAGGACCTTTGCGGCCGAGCAGGTTCCAAGAGTCATGCAGGCCATGACAATGTACCAGGAGACCATGGAACACGATGAGAACCTGGGCttcaacgccgtcgtcctccccGGCTTCGTCTCCACGGCGGTGATGCATCGTGGCCACCTCGAGGAAGCACATGCAGCGTCCAAGATTttcgacggcatcgaggccgtcgcggccccACCGCCGGAAAACACCACGCAGGCTCGTCTTTGCGCGAAGCTGTGCGAGGATTATAAACTggacggcaaggccaa gcggcgcctcggcacGCTCTCCCTCGAGCCAGACGCGGGCGCCTACACAGACTTTTACAATTTACTCTGCGAAGCCCACGAAAAGCAAGACTTTCACCTGCATTCCGTGCTCCAGCCTctgggcaaggcggcggtTCAGcaggggcgacggcgcggcggcaattGCATGAACATCCGCGAGGTACCACAAACAT GGGCCGTTGTCATGGCCGAATGGACGGACCAGCCtcacgacgaggcggtgcagTCGACCGTGGACAAGCTCAGGGGCCAGttcgaggacgcggccaagcggcgcggacgggggCTGGAGTTTCTGTTCATGAACGATGCCTGTGCCTACCAGGACCCTCTCCGCTCGTACGGCGCAGAAGCAGTTGACGGGCTGTGGGCTGTGAGCCGAAAGTATGACCCCGGCGGTGTGTTTCAGGAGTTGCAGAATGACGGGTTTCTGCTTTCCAAGACGGCGACACGTTGA
- a CDS encoding uncharacterized protein (COG:S~EggNog:ENOG503Q0CV), producing MSPTRTQRSTPSRKKSCLQCAKSKVRCGLQRPSCQRCVASKRRCTYASAAPPSPAIQAAAPASIATPASLSTAFTEPTGATVAPGRGWPPPTPPSLSQNQARACDAKTLNFDVLDLVPLAGADQIRDRWLRPFLALAGEHEVPKAFHPYTLQYITCVLRTYSKQMGSDGVPPFIHPMQMTTGHVALANCYSLARLWHHHAAGSETIVADTIQREMDRLAHERTTSDVEQLAAFQAYLTYCIMSYFFPIPGRPLVTDTTMVTLQEMAFCAAQGGLVSHAELAGSRPTWESWIVASAKRRAMFAFYLFSSVYNEDNNVPNFPAEELRGVFAPDAKLVWEARARGVWEREYARHLALWPDGPLKISELWRSPETGSERQRERIDRWVQAADEFGMMLFAVCVHLHGY from the exons ATGTCGCCAACGCGCACGCAGCGatcgacgccatcgcggAAAAAGTCATGCCTGCAATGTGCCAAGTCCAAGGTCCGGTGCGGCCTGCAGCGCCCGTCGTGCCAGCGCTGCGTCGCCTCGAAGCGCCGCTGCACCTAtgccagcgcagcgccaccgtcgccagcgATccaagcagccgcgccggcgagcatcGCTACCCCTGCGTCACTGTCCACGGCATTCACCGAGCCGACTGGTGCGACGGTGGCTCCCGGGAgaggctggccgccgccgactccgCCATCTCTTTCCCAGAATCAAGCCCGGGCCTGCGACGCCAAAACCCTCAACTTTGAcgtccttgacctcgtccCCCTAGCTGGCGCCGACCAGATCCGCGACCGCTGGCTACGCCCGTTTCTAGCCCTTGCCGGCGAACATGAGGTGCCCAAGGCATTTCATCCTTACACGCTGCAGTACATAACCTGCGTGCTGCGTACGTATTCGAAGCAGATGGGCAGCGATGGCGTGCCTCCCTTCATTCATCCCATGCAGATGACCACTGGGCACGTCGCGTTGGCAAACTGCTATAGCCTGGCCCGGCTGTGGCATCACCACGCCGCAGGCAGCGAGACGATCGTCGCAGACACGATACAGCGAGAGATGGACCGGTTGGCACAT GAACGCACCACCAGCGACGTTGAGCAACTGGCTGCATTCCAAGCCTACCTCACCTACTGCATCATGTCCTACTTCTTTCCCATCCCCGGGCGGCCGCTCGTCACCGACACAACCATGGTGACCCTCCAGGAGATGGCGTTTTGCGCGGCACAAGGCGGCCTCGTGTCGCACGCGGAACTGGCTGGATCGCGACCGACCTGGGAGTCCTGGATCGTCGCGTCGGCCAAGCGCAGGGCCATGTTCGCCTTTTACCTTTTCAGCAGCGTCTACAACGAGGACAACAACGTTCCCAACTTCCCTGCAgaggagctgcgcggcgtctTCGCGCCGGACGCGAAGCTAGTATGGGAGGCGCGGGCCCGCGGCGTGTGGGAGCGCGAGTACGCCCGGCACCTGGCGCTGTGGCCAGACGGGCCGCTTAAGATCTCGGAGCTGTGGCGGTCGCCAGAGACGGGGTCGGAGCGGCAGAGGGAGAGGATCGATCGTTGGGTTCAAGCGGCGGACGAGTTCGGCATGATGCTCTTTGCTGTCTGCGTTCACTTGCATGGGTACTGA
- a CDS encoding uncharacterized protein (COG:G~SECRETED:SignalP(1-21~SECRETED:cutsite=AAA-YK~SECRETED:prob=0.4738)~CAZy:GH29~EggNog:ENOG5039QJH) — protein sequence MLLLVSLAALAAAVSVRDAAAYKPKFRISPMDGSKIALPTREQLAWQDKEIGVLIHYEIATYLDIDGCNNVPDLVPAVSLFDPTLLNTDQWMDSIVALGAKYATLVAKHNCGFATWPSKVRFPTRGGGGGGGHHDRAAGYNYTIADSPVHGTDLVGRFVKSAKRYGVGHGFYYSVVVNNFLNVQNSAVRNTELAPGQVGITNETYNQIVFDQLTELWTKYGTLTEIWFDGGYSSAQMGKIEDLLQKHQSQAVIFNGCQENGTCVSANSVRWIGTEMGQAPEENWSTGLTNDGGDSGSPFFCPAECDTTLQTQDRWFWGVNQPLRPIKEMIDVYHKTVGRNCVLELDLAPDRSGLIPANQAARYKQLGDFIASCYGKPVAAKRSRPVDGGAYSVEFARPTAIDRVSLMEDQTDGQVIRSYQVHARIVDADGEGGGGENQPWTLVSNGTSVGHKKIDIFAKPVTVTELRVSSTFVDTPKWRAVTAHLCDELTAKMVAAAE from the exons ATGCTTCTCTTGgtcagcctcgccgccctcgcggccgccgtctccgtgcgagacgcggcggcgtaCAAGCCCAAGTTTCGCATCTCGCCCATGGACGGGTCCAAGATTGCGCTGCCCAcgcgcgagcagctcgcctgGCAGGACAAGGAGATTGGGGTGCTGATCCACTACGAGATCGCCACCTACCTGGACATTGACGGGTGCAACAACGTGCCGGACCTGGTGCCGGCCGTGTCGCTCTTCGACCCGACGCTGCTTAACACGGACCAGTGGATGGACTCGATCGTCGCGCTGGGCGCAAAGTACGCGACGCTCGTGGCCAAGCACAACTGCGGCTTCGCGACGTGGCCCAGCAAGGTGCGCTTCCcgacgcgcggcggcggcggcggcggcggtcaccACGACAGGGCCGCCGGGTACAACTACACCATTGCGGACTCGCCGGTGCACGGCACGGACCTGGTGGGCAGGTTCGTCAAGTCGGCCAAGCGCTACGGCGTCGGGCACGGCTTCTACTACAGCGTCGTGGTCAACAACTTCCTCAACGTGCAGAACTCGGCGGTCCGGAACACGGAGCTCGCGCCGGGCCAGGTCGGCATCACCAACGAGACGTACAACCAGATTGTCTTTGACCAGCTGACGGAGCTCTGGACCAAGTACGGGACGCTGACTGAG ATTTGGTTCGATGGAGGGTACAGCTCCGCGCAGATGGGCAAGATCGAGGACCTGCTTCAAAAGCACCAGTCGCAGGCCGTCATCTTCAACGGGTGCCAGGAGAACGGCACGTGCGTGTCCGCCAACTCGG TGCGATGGATCGGCACGGAAATGGGCCAAGCGCCCGAGGAAAACTGGTCTAC CGGGCTgaccaacgacggcggcgactcgggAAGCCCCTTTTTCTGTCCCGCCGAATGCGACACCACGCTGCAGACGCAGGACCGCTGGTTCTGGGGCGTCAaccagccgctgcggccCATCAAGGAGATGATTGACGTCTACCACAAGACGGTCGGGCGCAACtgcgtcctcgagctggacCTCGCCCCGGACCGCAGCGGGCTCATCCCCGCGAACCAGGCGGCGCGCTACAAGCAGCTCGGCGACTTTATCGCGTCGTGCTacggcaagcccgtcgcggcgaagcgctcgaggcccgtcgacggggggGCGTACTCGGTCGAGTTTGCGCGCCCGACGGCCATTGACCGGGTCTCGCTCATGGAGGACCAGACCGACGGGCAGGTCATCCGGTCGTACCAGGTGCACGCGCGCATCGTGgacgccgatggcgagggcggcggcggcgagaatCAGCCGTGGACGCTCGTCTCCAACGGCACCAGCGTGGGCCACAAGAAGATTGACATCTTTGCCAAGCCAGTCACGGTGACGGAGCTCAGGGTCAGCTCGACCTTTGTCGACACGCCCAAGTGGCGGGCCGTGACGGCGCACTTGTGCGACGAGCTGACGGCCAAGATGGTGGCCGCGGCAGAGTAG
- the RLM1 gene encoding resistance to lethality of mkk1p386 overexpression, variant 2 (COG:K~EggNog:ENOG503NUMI) has translation MMPPQFHGQQPPFSQILRHHTPSASPPIPNGVPFQGHHPHHPRGPTPQPQMGSRPSSRNDGRRMTPSMVPQPPHVGPQSHGPHPGITYMPAPPIYAGGNQQGMMPQPGNQYPYPPQQHQQQAYVDDRRSMPPGYAAQPPQPVPVARPEPSHPQHSQHSQHPQHPQHPQHPQHLPHPPMPHISPPPQPTQDRRPQDPQPPPPPPVEPNTERSDRLQVRTTADTTIKKMPQRKSHSIFTPIEENRSILSQHLASFASEPQAVKTEHSIKSEAGSGLNRSQSVEAAGLRSGPTSSPPPKREGTQSSLDRTRNASVSSSAEDAFTPPSRANSLKVSGAVGGTRPRGPRLTVQIPDGASDPGSATAESNSPHNPAITPTQAPQRQNSHSSVVLPPPSPSASALLSAGATGPPNPFARPPPQQSVNGETPVSALPSRFLNNELLPSPSSFYPDWNFRGSDSNTLPSPLNFATPVVGSGPSFLRDDHGASSNGHAALTSAAAATSTTATSGLPGTGKRKSPDYGAGPHGESHHGVVPNEPKRVKVEY, from the coding sequence ATGATGCCTCCCCAGTTCCATGGCCAACAGCCTCCCTTCTCCCAAATTCTCCGTCACCACACGCCGTCCGCGTCACCGCCCATCCCCAACGGCGTTCCCTTCCAGGGCCACCACCCGCACCACCCTCGCGGCCCGACACCGCAGCCGCAGATGGGGTCTCGCCCCAGCTCGCGCAATGACGGACGGCGGATGACGCCCAGCATGGTTCCTCAACCACCGCACGTCGGCCCGCAGTCGCATGGGCCGCACCCCGGCATCACCTAcatgcccgccccgcccaTTTACGCCGGAGGGAATCAGCAGGGCATGATGCCGCAACCCGGCAATCAGTACCCCTACCCGCCtcaacagcaccagcagcaggcctACGTCGACGACCGAAGGTCGATGCCACCGGGCTacgcagcgcagccgcccCAGCCGGTGCCCGTGGCCCGCCCGGAGCCGTCGCATCCACAGCACTCGCAGCACTCACAACACCCACAACACCCACAGCATCCACAGCATCCACAGCACCTGCCCCATCCTCCGATGCCTCACATCTCCCCTCCGCCACAGCCCACCCAGGATCGCCGACCCCAGGAccctcagccgccgccgccgccgcctgttgAGCCCAACACGGAGCGTTCTGACCGGCTACAGgtgcggacgacggcggacaCGACTATCAAGAAGATGCCGCAGCGCAAGTCCCATAGCATATTCACGCCCATCGAGGAGAATCGCTCGATCCTGTCTCAGCACCTGGCATCGTTCGCATCAGAGCCACAGGCTGTAAAGACGGAACATTCTATCAAGTCCGAGGCCGGGTCTGGACTAAACAGATCGCAGTcggtggaggcggctggACTGCGAAGTGGGCCtacgtcgtcgcctcctccgAAGCGCGAAGGCACACAGAGCAGCTTGGACAGGACACGGAACGCGTCTGTGTCGTCCAGTGCCGAGGACGCATTTACGCCTCCCTCCAGGGCGAACAGCCTCAAAGTCAGCGGCGCGGTGGGCGGCACGAGACCTAGGGGCCCAAGGCTCACCGTGCAGATTCCGGATGGCGCGTCCGACCCCGGCAGCGCCACGGCAGAGTCCAACTCGCCGCACAACCCGGCCATCACCCCgacgcaggcgccgcagcgtcaGAACTCTCACTCTTCTGTCGTCTTGcctccgccgtcaccgtcggcTTCCGCCCTgttgtcggcgggcgcgaccGGGCCACCGAATCCGtttgcgcgcccgccgccgcagcagagcGTCAATGGTGAAacgcccgtctcggcgctgcCGTCACGCTTCCTCAACAACGAGCTGCTCCCGAGCCCCAGCAGCTTCTATCCGGACTGGAACTtccgcggcagcgacagcaacacCCTGCCCAGCCCCCTAAACTTCGCAACGCCGGTGGTGGGCTCTGGCCCGAGCTTTCTGAGGGACGACCACGGTGCCTCCAGCAACGGCCAcgcggccttgacctcggcggcggcggcgacgagcaccacggcgacgagcggaCTCCCTGGTACGGGAAAGCGCAAGTCACCCGACtacggcgccggcccccaTGGCGAGAGCCACCACGGCGTGGTGCCGAATGAACCCAAGAGGGTCAAGGTCGAGTACTGA
- a CDS encoding Agmatinase (COG:E~SECRETED:SignalP(1-23~SECRETED:cutsite=VVA-KA~SECRETED:prob=0.4933)~EggNog:ENOG503NUEG) — protein MRRGSLLLSLVGVSTHWGVPVVAKAVTNDDDAQHRLQPSLASMAGLEAPSMEHIDDDMLAQRAQSFMTFGRLPYVNCFAKEDEEAGDGSSRYDIAILGAPSDIAVTGRPGARFGPSSIRSASDSKSYGYSVFTGRDPLRDWARVVDCGDPRLSPLDKTVAFRTLDRAHELVSLRPAASPNRTAAPRVVMLGGDHSTTLSALRAVHKTWGKISVVHFDSHIDTWDTEGAVSEYAKLDHGTFLYLAYEEGLILDTSIHAGIRAPHYFHRDITNDRRVGFATVHAREVDTIGIRGVVDKIRRRVGDSRVYVTVDIDVLDPAFAPATGTPEPGGWSTRELLTILQGLEGLNIVGADVVEVAPVYDTVSQTTALAAAEVVISLLDLMVGSPVKGDAS, from the exons ATGCGCCGCGGCTCACTTCTTCTTTCCCTCGTGGGGGTCTCGACTCACTGGGGCGTTCCGGTCGTGGCAAAGGCAGTGaccaacgacgatgacgcccagCACCGTCTCCAGCCTTCCctggcgtccatggccggcctGGAGGCGCCCTCCATGGAgcacatcgacgacgacatgctgGCGCAGCGGGCGCAAAGCTTCATGACGTTTGGCCGCCTCCCGTACGTCAACTGCTTCGCcaaagaagacgaggaagcggGGGACGGTAGCAGCAGATATGACATTGCTATCCTAGGCGCCCCTTCTGACATT GCCGTCACCGGCCGGCCCGGAGCCCGGTTCGGCCCCTCCAGCATCCGCTccgccagcgacagcaaGTCCTACGGCTACAGCGTCTTCACCG GCCGCGACCCGTTGCGCGACTGGGCCCGGGTCGTCGACTGCGGCGACCCGCGCCTCTCGCCGCTCGACAAGACCGTCGCCTTCCGGACCCTCGACCGCGCGCATGAACTCGTCTCCCTGCGACCGGCGGCCAGCCCGAaccgcaccgccgcgccgcgcgtcgtcatgctcggcggcgaccacaGCACGACGCTGTCCGCGCTGCGGGCGGTGCACAAGACATGGGGAAAGATCTCCGTCGTCCATTTCGACAGCCACATTG ATACTTGGGACACGGAGGGCGCAGTGTCAGAATACGC AAAGCTAGACCACGGCACGTTCCTCTACCTTGCTTACGAAGAG GGCCTCATACTCGACACCTCCATCCACGCCGGCATCCGCGCCCCCCACTACTTCCACCGCGACATCACAAACGACCGCCGCGTCGGCTTCGCCACCGTCCACGCCCGCGAGGTCGACACCATCGGCatccgcggcgtcgtcgataAGATTCGCCGACGCGTGGGCGACAGCCGCGTCTACGTGACGGTGGACATTGATGTCCTGGATCCCGCCTTTGCTCCCG CAACCGGCACCCCTGAGCCCGGGGGTTGGTCCACGAGGGAGCTGCTCACCATCTTGCAAGGGCTCGAGGGACTCAACATTGTAggcgccgacgtggtcgaGGTCGCGCCCGTCTACGACACGGTCAGCCAAACCACCGCattggctgctgctgaggtGGTCATCTCTTTGCTTGACCTCATGGTCGGATCTCCCGTCAAGGGTGACGCTTCGTAG
- a CDS encoding uncharacterized protein (COG:S~SECRETED:SignalP(1-16~SECRETED:cutsite=VVA-AP~SECRETED:prob=0.3363)~EggNog:ENOG503PGPY) — protein MKYTAALLALVATVVAAPADIESRNSGSCDNNQTQVCCNVGLTCFAQIIGDSCTGSTYCCETGAPAGTLLNISALNCIQL, from the exons ATGAAGTACACCgctgccctgctcgccctgGTGGCCACCGTCGTGGCGGCACCAGCGGATATCGAGTCCCgcaacagcggcagctgcgacAACAATCAGACGCAGGTCTGCTGCAACGTTGGGCTCACCTGCTTTGCACAGATCATTGGGGACTCGTGCACGGGCTCGACATACTGCTgcgagacgggcgcgccCGCG GGTACTCTTCTAAACATTTCTGCCCTCAATTGTATCCAGCTGTGA
- the RLM1 gene encoding resistance to lethality of mkk1p386 overexpression (COG:K~EggNog:ENOG503NUMI) — MGRRKIEIKAIKDDRNRSVTFLKRKGGLFKKAHELSVLCSVDVAVFIFGNNKKLYEYSSSDMNELIRRYTVHGGVNEHKGPSDFNGGNDEEEDEEGDVTPPRGPEAAVDPQMMPPQFHGQQPPFSQILRHHTPSASPPIPNGVPFQGHHPHHPRGPTPQPQMGSRPSSRNDGRRMTPSMVPQPPHVGPQSHGPHPGITYMPAPPIYAGGNQQGMMPQPGNQYPYPPQQHQQQAYVDDRRSMPPGYAAQPPQPVPVARPEPSHPQHSQHSQHPQHPQHPQHPQHLPHPPMPHISPPPQPTQDRRPQDPQPPPPPPVEPNTERSDRLQVRTTADTTIKKMPQRKSHSIFTPIEENRSILSQHLASFASEPQAVKTEHSIKSEAGSGLNRSQSVEAAGLRSGPTSSPPPKREGTQSSLDRTRNASVSSSAEDAFTPPSRANSLKVSGAVGGTRPRGPRLTVQIPDGASDPGSATAESNSPHNPAITPTQAPQRQNSHSSVVLPPPSPSASALLSAGATGPPNPFARPPPQQSVNGETPVSALPSRFLNNELLPSPSSFYPDWNFRGSDSNTLPSPLNFATPVVGSGPSFLRDDHGASSNGHAALTSAAAATSTTATSGLPGTGKRKSPDYGAGPHGESHHGVVPNEPKRVKVEY; from the exons ATGGGGCGTAGAAAGATTGAGATCAAGGCTATCAAGGATGACCGGAACCGCTCGGT GACCTTCCTCAAGCGCAAAGGCGGCTTGTTCAAAAAGGCACACGAGCTGTCCGTCCTGTGTtcggtcgacgtcgccgtcttcattttcggcaacaacaagaagcTCTACGAATACTCCTCCTCAGACATGAACGAACTCATTCGGAGATATACAGTG catggcggcgtcaacGAGCACAAGGGCCCTTCCGACTTCAACGGCGGCaatgacgaggaagaagacgaggagggcgacgtgACGCCCCCGCGCGGCCCCGAGGCAGCTGTCGACCCCCAGATGATGCCTCCCCAGTTCCATGGCCAACAGCCTCCCTTCTCCCAAATTCTCCGTCACCACACGCCGTCCGCGTCACCGCCCATCCCCAACGGCGTTCCCTTCCAGGGCCACCACCCGCACCACCCTCGCGGCCCGACACCGCAGCCGCAGATGGGGTCTCGCCCCAGCTCGCGCAATGACGGACGGCGGATGACGCCCAGCATGGTTCCTCAACCACCGCACGTCGGCCCGCAGTCGCATGGGCCGCACCCCGGCATCACCTAcatgcccgccccgcccaTTTACGCCGGAGGGAATCAGCAGGGCATGATGCCGCAACCCGGCAATCAGTACCCCTACCCGCCtcaacagcaccagcagcaggcctACGTCGACGACCGAAGGTCGATGCCACCGGGCTacgcagcgcagccgcccCAGCCGGTGCCCGTGGCCCGCCCGGAGCCGTCGCATCCACAGCACTCGCAGCACTCACAACACCCACAACACCCACAGCATCCACAGCATCCACAGCACCTGCCCCATCCTCCGATGCCTCACATCTCCCCTCCGCCACAGCCCACCCAGGATCGCCGACCCCAGGAccctcagccgccgccgccgccgcctgttgAGCCCAACACGGAGCGTTCTGACCGGCTACAGgtgcggacgacggcggacaCGACTATCAAGAAGATGCCGCAGCGCAAGTCCCATAGCATATTCACGCCCATCGAGGAGAATCGCTCGATCCTGTCTCAGCACCTGGCATCGTTCGCATCAGAGCCACAGGCTGTAAAGACGGAACATTCTATCAAGTCCGAGGCCGGGTCTGGACTAAACAGATCGCAGTcggtggaggcggctggACTGCGAAGTGGGCCtacgtcgtcgcctcctccgAAGCGCGAAGGCACACAGAGCAGCTTGGACAGGACACGGAACGCGTCTGTGTCGTCCAGTGCCGAGGACGCATTTACGCCTCCCTCCAGGGCGAACAGCCTCAAAGTCAGCGGCGCGGTGGGCGGCACGAGACCTAGGGGCCCAAGGCTCACCGTGCAGATTCCGGATGGCGCGTCCGACCCCGGCAGCGCCACGGCAGAGTCCAACTCGCCGCACAACCCGGCCATCACCCCgacgcaggcgccgcagcgtcaGAACTCTCACTCTTCTGTCGTCTTGcctccgccgtcaccgtcggcTTCCGCCCTgttgtcggcgggcgcgaccGGGCCACCGAATCCGtttgcgcgcccgccgccgcagcagagcGTCAATGGTGAAacgcccgtctcggcgctgcCGTCACGCTTCCTCAACAACGAGCTGCTCCCGAGCCCCAGCAGCTTCTATCCGGACTGGAACTtccgcggcagcgacagcaacacCCTGCCCAGCCCCCTAAACTTCGCAACGCCGGTGGTGGGCTCTGGCCCGAGCTTTCTGAGGGACGACCACGGTGCCTCCAGCAACGGCCAcgcggccttgacctcggcggcggcggcgacgagcaccacggcgacgagcggaCTCCCTGGTACGGGAAAGCGCAAGTCACCCGACtacggcgccggcccccaTGGCGAGAGCCACCACGGCGTGGTGCCGAATGAACCCAAGAGGGTCAAGGTCGAGTACTGA
- a CDS encoding uncharacterized protein (EggNog:ENOG503NYCG~COG:H): MATKSAVYTTDHSSSVLRTHGWRTAANSAGYLIPHLHPDMTILDVGCGPGSITVDLARLVPQGHVTGVEYVPDPLDGARALAASRGVFNVTFSVADVHSLPFDDDSFDVVHAHQVLQHIADPVQALREMRRVAKPGGLVACRESASMSWHPPSRKLEAWYRVTTEMAAAKGGNPHPGGRIHVWAEQAGFPRDRVTRGAGSWCFSNDEDREYWGGSMGQRAQASGFAMMAVEEGFSTAEELEEVKRGWDEFKENGDAWFGLLHGEILCRK, translated from the coding sequence ATGGCTACAAAATCAGCAGTCTACACGACCGACCACTCTTCGTCGGTTCTACGCACGCATGGttggcggacggcggccaaCTCGGCAGGCTACCTGATCCCGCACCTGCACCCCGACATGACGATCCTGGACGTCGGATGCGGCCCGGGCTCTATAACAgtcgacctcgcccgtctGGTTCCCCAGGGTCATGTCACCGGAGTCGAGTACGTACCTGAcccgctcgacggcgcccgggCTCTGGCCGCTTCGCGAGGCGTCTTCAACGTGACCTTttccgtcgccgacgtgcaCTCGCTCCCGTTTGACGACGATTCGTTCGACGTGGTCCACGCACACCAAGTGCTGCAGCACATTGCCGACCCCGTCCAGGCATTGCGCGAGATGCGCCGCGTGGCCAAGCCCGGCGGTCTCGTCGCCTGCCGAGAATCCGCCTCGATGTCCTGGCACCCCCCGTCGCGCAAGCTCGAGGCCTGGTACAGGGTGACGACGGAGATGGCtgcggccaagggcggcaaccCGCACCCGGGCGGCCGCATCCACGTCTGGGCGGAGCAGGCCGGGTTTCCGCGCGACCGCGTCACCAGGGGCGCCGGGTCGTGGTGCTTTagcaacgacgaggaccgcGAGTACTGGGGTGGCTCGATggggcagcgcgcgcaggccTCTGGCTTtgcgatgatggcggtggaggagggcttCTCGACCGCGGAGGAGTTGGAGGAAGTGAAGCGGGGCTGGGACGAGTTCAAGGAGAATGGCGACGCGTGGTTTGGgctgctgcacggcgagATTCTGTGTCGCAAGTAG